The stretch of DNA TAACTCCTAAGGAGTGGTTACGAGGAACATTTATATAGAACGCTTGGTTTGCAGCAAGGATGACAACAGCATACATCTCCATTAATAGTGATCTTGCGACCCGCATAGCAGAAGGAGATCATGATGCACTTGGTCAACTCTATAGGCAACATGCTGCCCGTTTATTCACGACCGTCTACTATCGTCTTCCCGAACGAGAAAGATACCGGGCTGAAGATATTGTCCAGGAGGCCTTTCTAAAGTTATGGGAACACCGAGATGGGTTGGATCCAGATAGCAACATTGAAGGATACTTGTACACAACAGCAAGAAACCTTGTTTGTAATGTGCAGCGGAGAGAATACATTGTACGTTTTTCATCGCTTGATGAAATGAGTACTTTAGATAATGGTAATGAGCTACCTCTACCAGTTACTGGAGATGCATACGCTCCAGATAGTATAACTGTTCAAGCAGAAATTAGGGCAAAAGTGGAACGTGCTCTCGAACAATTACCAGCACACTATCGACAAGCACTTACCTTAGTTGATGTTCAAGAAAGAAGCTATCAGGAAGTTGCAGAGATGTTGGGAGTTCCTCAAGGTACGTTGAAATCACGATTGTCACGAGCAAGAAAGGCAGTTCAAACCGATCTTACCCGCAGAGGCATTAGTCCAGAGTTATTCGAGCGATAATTGACTCAAACCGATGTTGTCATTTCTCTTCCGAGATAAACGCTTGCTTTATTTTATTTTTTTAAACGACTATCTCGTACTATTGTAACACGCGTTTACACTCACGGGCCATTTCAAGGGCTTCGTTTGCGCGAATGACAAAGACAGCAATACGAGATGCTGGTGTAGAAATGCATTGCTCATTCTTTTTATTGGCCTGCTCATCGACAAAAACACCAAGATATTGAAAATAATCAAGGATCTGTTTACGGATGGATGGTCTATTTTCTCCAATGCCTGCGGTAAAGACAATGGCATCTGGCCCATTAAGCACGGTACAAT from Candidatus Woesearchaeota archaeon encodes:
- a CDS encoding RNA polymerase sigma factor, producing MTTAYISINSDLATRIAEGDHDALGQLYRQHAARLFTTVYYRLPERERYRAEDIVQEAFLKLWEHRDGLDPDSNIEGYLYTTARNLVCNVQRREYIVRFSSLDEMSTLDNGNELPLPVTGDAYAPDSITVQAEIRAKVERALEQLPAHYRQALTLVDVQERSYQEVAEMLGVPQGTLKSRLSRARKAVQTDLTRRGISPELFER